One part of the Dysidea avara chromosome 10, odDysAvar1.4, whole genome shotgun sequence genome encodes these proteins:
- the LOC136268250 gene encoding fibrinogen-like protein 1, which translates to MAAFLIIFISILITGITANLCCEKENKFIQSCCDLDYFHFSTKPSGVYQTQLLCGGQQFNSINTFCETGGWTVIQRRFDGSENFDRPWRDYENGFGKIDGEFWYGLKAMNCLTQTGQWELRVDFEFFNNTRSYLHYNTFKVGSASEEYRLTIDGFTGVTPTDPFTLGRPLSGRKFTTFDNDNDAISTTNCAVRIGTNLGNGGWWYNNCWFINLNAQYYPTEGALFFFAGTWYNPRWVEMKIRPHNCLLETL; encoded by the coding sequence ATGGCGGCATTTTTGATAATCTTCATCTCAATACTGATCACTGGAATAACTGCTAACCTATGCTGTGAAAAGGAGAACAAGTTTATTCAAAGTTGTTGTGATCTCGATTATTTCCATTTCTCCACTAAACCATCTGGAGTTTACCAGACACAACTACTATGTGGAGGACAACAGTTTAACAGTATCAATACCTTCTGTGAAACTGGAGGATGGACAGTGATACAAAGAAGATTCGATGGTAGTGAGAATTTTGATCGTCCATGGAGGGATTATGAGAATGGATTTGGAAAGATTGATGGTGAATTTTGGTACGGTTTAAAAGCTATGAACTGTCTTACTCAAACTGGTCAATGGGAACTCAGAGTGGACTTTGAATTTTTCAACAACACCAGATCCTACCTTCACTACAACACATTTAAAGTTGGAAGTGCTAGTGAAGAATATCGACTAACTATTGATGGGTTTACTGGTGTAACTCCCACTGATCCCTTCACCTTAGGCCGTCCTTTGAGTGGCAGAAAATTCACCACATTTGATAATGACAATGATGCCATCAGTACAACCAATTGTGCAGTACGGATCGGAACTAACTTGGGTAATGGAGGATGGTGGTACAACAACTGCTGGTTCATTAACCTCAATGCACAATATTATCCTACAGAAGGAGCTCTCTTTTTCTTTGCTGGTACGTGGTACAACCCTAGGTGGGTTGAAATGAAGATACGACCTCACAATTGCTTGTTAGAGACATTGTAA